TCTTGGTAAACATCATTTATTCACTAGCTCAATTAGTTTACTCTAGTAACAGTGGTACTGCTAAAATACTGTACACTGACATCAGAACAATCGGGAAAACCAACACACAAAACAGACGATGAATAAACATTAGATGGGGTCGCGTGGAAATCAAGGTTGTGTGTGGGGAAGAAGAGgcatcattttttttttttttcaacaagCAGCAAGGGTTGCAATAAGATCGAAGCATGGATTATTGATGGATGGGTCCGTCCCCAGTACAACACCATCATAGACGAAAGCAGCGAATTTGAGCTAAAGTGTTTCGATGGAACCCAAGAATCGACATCATCATTCTGGAATCTGGATTCTCTTCCCTACCTGGCCTCGGTCGCTAAGACTGGGccagggggaaaaaaattgTTCGCCTATTGTAGTCAGCAGTGGCCTCATCGGTGAGCTGGCTGGCGCATAGTGGTACGTAGGCCGCCAACAGGTGGCGATTGAGGGAGGCCTCGTTTGCAAGCGCAATGAGCAAAAGTGAGGTGCGACTTGGGGAGAGAGTCTGGCAGGGTGTTCGTTGAGGTATGTTGAGTTTTTACTTTGGCATCCGATAGAGCCGCATGGTAGGTCTACTATAGGTTGATTGGCAAGGTAGGAATAAGCAAGGATTGTATTGTAGCTTTACTAGTAAGTAGGTAGTGGGAAAGGCTATGCACCAGGTCGTTCTTGCCTAATCGAGCCTTCCGTCGACGTCTCTTTCACTTAGACTACCTGCCTTAGCTACTACCTACTCCATACCTTTTTACCTTACTGAACGGTAAGGTACGGTAGAATACACCCATCCCAACCCAAAACCCGTCATGTCAGCCCATCGTACCTATCTGCCTCTCGAGGACCAGGCCAAATCCTGCTGTACCTTCCATGTTCCGTCATTTGGACCCTGGTTGTTCATtgtctaccttacctacctacctcagcTCACCTTTACCTTAAACGACCCCCCTGCCGTCTGTCCCGTCATCAGTGCAGCACTCCACTCCCGCCCACTTATCCCCCGTTTTCTTGGACTTGGACTACGACATActccaaaaaagcttggcCTAGTCTTCTCGGCATCGTCGTCACATTCAAGTCACAAGTCACTTTACTCTCACTTCGACATCACTTGCAATTCTTCCCGGTCTTTTGGGCCCCATCAACAAGGAAAAAATCCATCTTTCCAGCTGGCCGTACTGGTTTGTGATTGGCAAACTAGGGGATCCCGCTTCCCGTCTGCATTGGTTCCACAGAGTAACACGGCTTCCCGTTCAATATTTAACAACCCACGACGAACCTCATTTCCCACCAACTCTTCCAACCTCTCCTCCCATCATCACAACTCACAGAAAAGCAACCTTCCCACCTTAATAATCCACTCATCACCACCAGCCCAACAGCTTCCGGCACTCGACAGCCTCGTACTCGTTGATCAACACATAATTCCCACATAATTTACATTTCAATCGACCAACCTATCTTCAAGATGTTCTCGATTAACAAGGTTGCCTTTGTGGCTGTCGGTGCTCTGGCTGCCGTTGCCGGCGCTCAGGAGAGGAACACCACCGACATCAGCTCCTTCCCCGAATGCGCTGTAAGTCTATAGTCGCCATGATCACGCCAATGCCGCAGTTTGTAGGCCAGTTTGTTTTGACGCATATCGACTGACAATCCTCCAAATATATAGCAATGGTGTGTCGAAGACATGCAGAAGTCTGAGAAGGCCTCGGAGCTGGGCTGCAGTGATGGTGACGACGCCTGCTTGTGCCGCAACGCCAACTTTGCCTACGGTGTTCGGGACTGCTCCGCCCAGTACTGCAATGACAGGACCACTGGCCTCGATGCTATCAAATACGTTTTCGACTGGTGCGACAGTAAGTTTGTTTCCCTCATGATCATGCCAGGTCACTCTTGTCGTGACACCGACTAACTTGTTTCCTCACCCTACAGAGGAGGGTGTTCAACTGTCCTCGGTCGTTTCGGCTGGTGCCACCAACGCTACCGGAATTGCGACTCCTACCGGTGCTGCTGGAGGTGCTGGTTCTGCCAGTGCCAGCACTAGCCCCGTCACTACTGCCGAGTACACCTCGACCATGACCACTGACGGCTCCACCGTTACCACCACTGGATTCACCACTGTCACCCCCAGCGCTACCGCCTCGGGCGTTGTCAGCACCATCACCTCGGATGGCTCGACTTTCGTGTCTACCATCGCCTCGTCCGCCTCGGACATGGTCAGCACCATCACCTCGGACGGCTCGACCTTTGTGTCCACCATCGCCGCGTCTGCTTCGAACGCTGTCAGCACTATCGTTTCGGACGGCTCGACCTTCGTCTCGACCCTGACTGACGCCGCCGGATCTGTCACCTCGAGGGCTGGTGATGCTGCTTCCAGCGCCACCGACGCTGCGGGCACCTCCGCCACTGCTGAGGGCTTCGTAAGTTGCACTCGACGGGTCTCAATATTTATGTCTAGATATCTAACCATGTTTGTTCTCTTGATAGGCCCCTCAGATGACTGCCGCTCCCGCTGGTATCCTGGCTTTGGCTGGTGTCGCTGCCTTCCTTCTCTAAGCACATCACATTAAACAACTCTCGTCTATACGGCGTTTGTTCTTTGATATGATTATGTTTGCATGACTGCATATGCTGCGACTTAATGTCCCCTTCTCTCATCCACTCACGCACTAATTTCTTGGTCGCTGTTTTCTCATAATCCCACGGAGACACATCATACCAAAACACCTCAATATCTACCCCCACGTGGATTACTTGGAGAAGGGGCTTGTTTTCTTGAACGATGATAAAAGGGGCGTCAGGGAATTTCTTCGGTTCTTTTTGATGATTCATGGATCACACAGGACATATTCTCGAGGTTGTTCTTAACTCTTACTGAAAGATAATTTTCGAAGATTTTTGGTCCATTCTCAAGTCTGCCTATCGGGTTTATGTGTTTGACGTCTTGCCTGATATTCTTTGAGCCCACACGGACAAGGATAGCCTACTTATTGAAGAGGTCACCAGGTATTATTGACTAGAGGATAGATAGAAAAAAATGTTTTGACCCATTGTCTTGAGCACTCCTCTATGATTTCCAGTCAGTCACCCACAGCCTAGCATGACTTGCAAACCCTGGTGCTTCTATGGGCTGTTCCTAAATGTGAATTCATTGATAGTTCGCAGTTCTCCCGGTATCTCTGACGGTTCTTGAGACGCACTGCTTTGCTTGTCATTAGTTTGGCCAATAGTAGTGATCGGAAATTGTACCTCATTTCAAAAGCttaaagcaagcaagcacacATAAGGGAATTTTGGAGACCAGCCAGTGGCTGACCAGTCGCAGTTTGCTATGATCCTTCTCCAAGCACCTCAAAAGTGCAAATGCGTTCCCCAGTGGCTGTCACCGCATCATTTACTGACAGCATGTCCCGTGGTTTCGGGTATGCTCTGGGAGGTTGATTGATGACTGTCACCCGAGACGAGGTCTAGCAGAAGGGGAGGAAAAGGAAACGTTGATTACGGAAAAAGGAAGCGGGATGGTTGCAACGAGATCATCCTCTTGGTCGTCGCGAGGCTAGTCGTTTTTACGCCATTTGCGCCCCTATGTAATTAGTACCTCCAGAACTCTTGTTTCTAAATCCCTGAACATCTGTACCCATCAGTTACTGAACACTTAGCCAGACAGCCTGAGCCCGGGCAAGCAGCCCTGAGACATATCCACAATGAACCTGAGACGATGTTCTTACGATGATGTCAAGATAGAAATGGTAGACAAATATTACTTATGAGTTTCCATCTTCCAATTCGATACTATGAGACAAGTGACATCCCAAGTGGGTGTCTTGCGAGGTCCACCGGCGTAGATACTACACCATCACATCAAAGAACATTTTAATATATACATCGGTCGTTGTGCGGGCTTTTTCAACTTTTTTGAACGATCTATTCTGTCACTGGATACAAAAGGCGGAATAACGATTAAGTCCACTCCTCTTGGCCGCACAGGGCATTCTCCCTTCGCAGATGCTAACAGTTGCCAAAACCAGCTGCATCAGTCTGTGTCGGGTTTCTTTCCCTCATTAGTGCAGATCAAGTGTAACCTTTCGTCCCGGGTAGCATATTGACCGGTTGTTGGGCTTCAAAAATGTGTCGACTTCGTTGTTGTTCAGGGGGATATCTTGTTGAAGAGAAGACAAGGCAGTTTTTCCAACCCTAACTATCTTGCTTCTCCCGACAGGGCTCACGACCGCACCAACTCCTTCCAtcggattttttttcttttggcatTTTTTTCAACTGCATCTACCACTGGCCCTCCTTGGGGGCGGCAGCCTCGTCCCATGAGGCAGCACCCTGAGCGGCAGAGTCCCAGTTCTGGGGCTGGGCAGCAGCGTCGTCCCAGCCGGaagcggcggcaggggcAGTAGCCTCCCAGTCGCCACCACCGGTAGCGAAGCCAGACTCGATGGCAGCCGGGCCAACCTCCTCGACGCCGGCAAgcttctcctcctcgaccttgtcctcggcctcggcctcggggtCGCGGTCTGTGTGTCTTTGTTAGCAAGAGCGCAAGGAGAACAACAATCACAAGACGAGGATGATAATAACGTACAGAAGTACAAGTCGACCATGACGTCCCAGGGGGTCTCGCGGTTGTAGATGGTACCGCGAAGACGGAGGACCTCACGGGCAAGCATCCACCAGATGCAGCCGATGGCGTGGCGACCCTTGTTGTTGGTGGGGATGGCAACGTCAACGTACTCGGTGGGCGAGTCGGTGTCGCAGAGGGCGATAACGGGAATGTTGACGTAGCTGGCCTCCTTGATGGCCTGGGCGTCGGTGCGGGGGTCGGTGACGACAATCAGGCGAGGCTCCTTGAACGAGCGGGTGATGTAGTTGGTGAAGCTACCGGGGGTGAAACGACCAGCGATGGCCTGGGCGCCGGTGTGGGCAGCGAACTTGAGGACGGCACGCTGACCGTAGGGACGGGCAGAGATGACACAGACGTCGGCGGGGTTGTCAATGGCAGTAATGATACGGGCAGCGAGGACGATCTTCTCCCTGTGGTTGGGTGTGGTTAGCTCTGACTTTCCCAGAATATGGTTTCTTTCCATATATCACCCCGTGCCATGCGCGTCGCACAAAGACTAATGATGCGGTTTGCGCGCACCAAATAACCTGTTTACGACGGCCGCCTCACTCCCAGTATCCCAATGCTTTCCTAGTAGTAAACGTACCAGGTCTTGCCAACGTTGATGACGTTGACACCATCCTGACGGGTCTTCCACAGGTAAGGGGCCATGTGAACCTGGAGGTTCTTGGAGCCGATGTGCGACTGCGCCGCCAGGAGCATCTCAATGTCCTGGCTGGTCGCGTTGAAGACCGAGGGCAGATTTGCGGGGGCCATCTTTGCAGTCTGTGTTATTCCTTTGTGAGGAAATTTGTGTtgggggaaaagaagaagactgAGATGGGTGTTGGTGTGGACGGCAAAGGAGAAGGAATATCGCGAACCTTTTcgacgccaaaaaaaagttcgCTCCACTAATGGTTTTGGTGGGCAGGAGGGGTGGTGTGGGAGGGCTTCGAAGAACTTTGTTATTATGTAATACACGTCAGAAACTGGCAAGTCGAGAAGTACACGTGACTCTAACCCACCTGGGCTACCCACCTAATGAGCTCTCCAGAAGGTATACAGTATTGTAGACTGTACTCCAtattacctacctaaggtaggtaggtacctacgtagGGTAGGCACCCCCTCATGCTCCAAATCATCTCCCTCGCCGTCTATGAACTTTTTAAGACCCCATCACTTTGAGAGATCTGGGAATGATTCGAAGATGGCTATTTCTCTCACGCATAGTAATATCACTTTCTGGGATTAATTCTACCAACTATCATGGGCCAACTTTGACTTGATCTGTATAAGTGTATAAGTGGCTGAATTGAAGCTACATTCATTATCTCGTTTGGCCTTGGGCTTTGACACACAATGGTGGCCCAGATACCTCCCTGTGTGACAATGTAGTGCCGTCATGAGAGAGTACAAGATGTGATGCCAAGCTCTACCAGAAGCAACTGAAGATTGTACGTACCCGTAGTACGTTACGATGTTATCAACATGCCTACCCTGCACTGGCACGTGCAGACCTGCCGCGCCGAGCAAAGTGGATCAGACCTTGTCCAAAATTTGGCATTGAGCTGCAACCTCAGTCGCGGTTTTCAGGAGGCTCCATCGAGACTTTGGGAGAGGTTTGTACATACAAGCCGCCCAATAACCACATCACAAAAATGCCTCCAAGAATACCTTGCCCTTCGGGGTTGAGTACCTTCTCATGTACGTAGTATTTCCCTGCCAACTGAAAACCTCCTTCGTTGCTCTTCAATGCTGACCTTGTCACCTACTCCCGGATGCGCAGTATGCATACGACCTGCAGCAAGACCATCACCCGCTAAGGCCCTGCAGCCTTTGATCCAGATAGCAAACATCTCTgccaaggaaaagaagaggaAAGCCAGGCTCGACCCGTACTGGTTCGCGCAGTACCAGGCGAGGGTGGCGGCCAACCAGAAgcgccaggccgagctcaagATTAAGCGCGACTACGAATGGGGCCACCCCGTCGACGGCATCCTCAAGCCCTACACCGAGTCCTTTGACTCGGGCGGTACCGCTACCCTCTCCCTACCTGTGGCCGACGACAAGGGCAACGTCCTCGAGGAGCCTCACccgctgcccacctcgccTCACATCCTCAACTTCCAGGTCGGCCAGGAGGACTTGGATGCCGTCTTCAAAGAGTCTTATGAGCTCACcaagccgctgccgccgcagaACGGTGACCACGTCAAGCACGAGCAGCAACTTGCCGAGCATGAGGCCACGCACGCCAAGGCCACGGAGGCGCTGAAGCGCATTACGGCCGTGGAGAACGCCAGCTCCAAGGAGCGGAGGCACGTCAACATCCGCCGTATCATTGAGGAGTTTGGCCGCCACAACACGGACAAGACGGTGCCTCAGAGGCCCGTGGCCGCCAACAGCCCGAGGATTGAGCCGGTGCAGCGCGCCGGCCCCGACACGGGCTCTTCCGAGGTCCAGATCGCCATTCTGACAGCCAAGATCCGCAAGCTGGCCCAGATGTACGCCGGTCCCAAGGGtaacaaggacaaggccaacAAACGCAACCTGAGACTGCTTCTCCACCGGAGGGCGAAGCTGCTTCAGTACATGGAGAGGAAGGAGCGCAGGAGCGGAAGGTGGCTTCACATGTGCGAGAAGCTGGGCATCACGCCGGCCATGTACCACGGTGAGATTGAGGTTCGATAAGGTCGCAGATATGAAGACATGTAGAGAGATGCTGGAGAAAGGCATTTGTGATATAGAGTGTAATTTTCTATGTAAAATACATCCTCGGAAAGTTGAGGCTTGGTCGGAAAATAATTCGCCCCATGTACGCCGTCCCATGATTTTTCTTGCTTTGCAACGAGCCGTCGGCGCGTTAGCGTAGCAAAGTTCCCGGTATGAAGAAGCCAAAACAGAGATAGAACAACAAGCAGATTATGTACCAGACATTTTGCTGGTCAATTCAAAAAAAATGAATGAAACAAAACTAAAAGACGCTGATATAGTTGCCGATGCGCTCCTTCTGGTTCTGCGCAATGCACTCGGCAATCCAGGTTATGTTCCGGATCTCCTGTTCTCTGAGCTTCACCCATGCGTACACTATGGCGAAAGTGAACTGCCTCGTGAACGCGCTCTTTGAAATCTCCATCTCCTTTTGGTAGAACATGTCCTCCAGGCTCTTGCCCTCAGAACCGCCTTGGCCACCACCCATGTTTCCAGGACCAGAGAGACCACCACTAAGTCCGGCGGTATCGAAGAAGGACTTGTAGTCTGACACACCGTCCACGGCCAACCGAACGCCGTCCAGGTCGTCGGCACGTGACAACATCAAAGTGCCCTCGGGGTACAGACGGCCAAAAGTTGGGTAGAGCTTCTTGCGATCCTCCTTGGTGAGTTCGGTGCCGAAAGAGTTCAGGGTGATGTTGATGGCACGACGGTCAGCCTCGAACTCAAGGATTTCGGACATGACCTCCGCAGTCGGCGTGCCAGCCATGTCAGGGTGAGTGTTGACAAAGTTGTGGAAATCTTCCAGGTAGTTCTTATAAAGGGTGTTCCTGACAATCTCGATGTTGAGCTCGTCTAAGTCGGTGTGGCTCAAGCTGTTCTTGAAGTAGGGGGCCAACGGCGTCTCGATGAGCACGCTGTTGTAAAGCTCCTCGATATTGGTCGCCACGCAGAGCACCGGCATCGTCTCGAACCATCCAAGCGGGTGGCAGCGCTCCAGGAGTTCCCTGGTGTCCCTCTCATGAAGGGTACCAGTGATCAAGAGTGCAACGTTGTCGATCATGTAGCCGTAAGTGAGGTAGTCCATGAACTGGGCGAGTGAGCCCACGGCGTTGGCACGAACATATCGGAACTCGGAGACGAGCTTATCTGTCGCCTTGGCGGCGAGAGCAGACGTTGATGGGTTCGGGGGCAGCGATGCAAGAAAGTCGCCGTATGAGGGGCCGAGCTGTAGTTTGAGGTCTATGACCAGAGCAAGCACTGTCAGTGGCATATTCGGTCGCAACTCGATATGTCGGTTCCAGAGAGGAAAGGCTTTCGTTTACCATCGACGCTTTCGCATTGTGTCATGTTCGCATAGTTTGACCCTGTGAGAAGACCATTCCTGTAGCCGCGAACAATACCCTCTATGTATCTGCATGATGGTGTCGCTGGTTAGATCTTTGCAAGAAGCGTTCGTTTGATGCGATGCGCAATCAAAATCATACCCATTGTTGACGTTGAAGAGGAGACCCTCCATGGCTGCGGTATAGAGTCGGCGATATTAAATCTCCCTCGAATAGCTTGTAGCAATAGATATAAGATGGAAAGCGGCGAGGGTAGTGGcttcgacgatgacgatacAGGCGGCAGAACCAGTGTTGGTTAATTAGATGCTCTCACGCCCAGGTAAGGTACATACCGAATCCCGGCGAGGAGCTCTCCGCTTGCCTGGCGCGATGCACGGACCCAACGGGGGAGGCGTTTTTGGTGGCTGAGAATTTGACAGTACAAGTGACCCTAACCCTACGATGACCGTTCACGATGAGATTAGTCATTGCAGCCGCTATGCGCTAGTCCATAAAAGGCTAGTCTATCGGCAAGCTACAACCCCACTTCAGGGTGATTGGGAGCTCAGCCGTCAatcgaggaaaaaaaaaaattgaaaaTTTCCGCGACCAAATATTTTCGCCATCCAATATCGGTGTCGTGTGGCTGCCAGCACAACATATGCCAACGCCGAAGTCGACAACATCTTGAGAATTATTGTAATAGTTGTTGTCCACCCTCAACAATGCCTCTTCTCATTCTTGCTGAGACCAGTGCGGGGTAAGCAGCACAATTGTTCTAGCAGCGGCGCAGCGCCACAAGAAAGAAACATGCTTGATAGCCAGGCTGTTTGTTTGATCGTGACCATTGCTAACAAGCCATCGCGTTGAAGTTATGGTCTCTTCAAGGCCCGCGATAAGAAGCTGCTCTCTGCAGATGACCTGGAGAGCAGGCTAGACACTGCCGAAAAGATCAATCAAGAGTAAGTATCATCACGTCTGGGTGATCTAATTTGCGACGTTTCGGATTATGGAATGGGTGTCTAACGTCAAGCGCAGGTTGAAGCTTAAGGAATTTGTGAAATGGGACAGCGCAGCTGCTGCCGTGGGGGAGATCGGTGCCTTGCTTGAGGGCAAGGTCCCCCCGATGCTGGCTAAGCTCATGGAGACGGTCAAGGACGAGAAGAAGGTCTCGCTGGCGGTGGCCGACAAGAACATCGGTGTTGCCCTTCAGAGGATTCCAGGCCTCAGCAACATCACCGAGATCAACTCCGGCTCCTCCACGACCGATCTCTACCGTGGTATCCGTACCCATCTGTCCGACCTCATCCCCGGAATCCTGCCAGAGAACTTCAAGACCATGTCTCTTGGTCTCTCGCATTCACTCTCGCGTCACAAGCTACGATTCTCAGCCGACAAGGTGGATGTCATGATTATTCAGGCCATCAACCTCTTGGATGATCTTGACAAGGAGCTGAACACGTACGCTATGCGCGTCAAGGAGTGGTACGGCTGGCACTTCCCTGAGCTGGGCAAGATCCTCAACGACAACCTTGCTTACGCCCGCGTCATTCTCACCCTTGGCATGCGCTCCAACGCTACCAAGGTTGATCTGTCCGAAATCCTGCCCGAAGAGATCGAGACGGCCGTCAAGGCTGCCGCCGACCTGAGTATGGGTACCGAGATTAGCGAGGAGGATCTTGAGAACATCACTTTGCTTGCCGAGCAGGTTGTCTCATACAGCGAATACCGTGCCCAGCTGTCTTCATACCTCGACGCCAGGATGCGCGCTATTGCTCCCAGCTTGACGGAGCTGGTTGGTTTCCTTGTCGGTGCCCGTCTGATCGCTCACGCCGGTTCCCTCATGAACCTGGCCAAGAACCCCGGTTCCACTATCCAGATTCTCGGTGCCGAGAAGGCATTGTTCCGTGCTCTCAAGACTAAGCACGCCACACCCAAGTACGGTCTCATCTACCACGCCTCCCTCGTCGGCCAAGCGACGGGTAAGAACAAGGGCAAGATCGCCCGTCAGCTGGCCGCCAAGGCAGCACTTGGTGTCCGTTCGGACGCTCTGACAGAGTTCAAGGATGGTGAGGAGGCGGACGAGGAGGCTCGCGCTGTTTTCGGTGCCACTCAAAGGGCCAAGGTCGAGTCCAACCTCAGGAGACTGGAAGGCAAGCCTATTCTAGCCAAGGGCGTGACAGTTGGTCCCAACGGCAAGGCCGCACCGGCACCTAGCAAGTGGGATGTCAAGGAGGCGAGGAAGTACAATGTTGACGCCGATGGACTTGCCGGC
The Pyricularia oryzae 70-15 chromosome 1, whole genome shotgun sequence DNA segment above includes these coding regions:
- a CDS encoding 40S ribosomal protein S0 produces the protein MAPANLPSVFNATSQDIEMLLAAQSHIGSKNLQVHMAPYLWKTRQDGVNVINVGKTWEKIVLAARIITAIDNPADVCVISARPYGQRAVLKFAAHTGAQAIAGRFTPGSFTNYITRSFKEPRLIVVTDPRTDAQAIKEASYVNIPVIALCDTDSPTEYVDVAIPTNNKGRHAIGCIWWMLAREVLRLRGTIYNRETPWDVMVDLYFYRDPEAEAEDKVEEEKLAGVEEVGPAAIESGFATGGGDWEATAPAAASGWDDAAAQPQNWDSAAQGAASWDEAAAPKEGQW
- a CDS encoding nucleolar protein nop-58 codes for the protein MPLLILAETSAGYGLFKARDKKLLSADDLESRLDTAEKINQELKLKEFVKWDSAAAAVGEIGALLEGKVPPMLAKLMETVKDEKKVSLAVADKNIGVALQRIPGLSNITEINSGSSTTDLYRGIRTHLSDLIPGILPENFKTMSLGLSHSLSRHKLRFSADKVDVMIIQAINLLDDLDKELNTYAMRVKEWYGWHFPELGKILNDNLAYARVILTLGMRSNATKVDLSEILPEEIETAVKAAADLSMGTEISEEDLENITLLAEQVVSYSEYRAQLSSYLDARMRAIAPSLTELVGFLVGARLIAHAGSLMNLAKNPGSTIQILGAEKALFRALKTKHATPKYGLIYHASLVGQATGKNKGKIARQLAAKAALGVRSDALTEFKDGEEADEEARAVFGATQRAKVESNLRRLEGKPILAKGVTVGPNGKAAPAPSKWDVKEARKYNVDADGLAGNEPASAETPVKEFKKKSKKAKEPSPDEEDASDDDMEDAPAQNGTPAKATPKKSSGKPGKLTEADYERLAEQAGISVSKFKRKFERGDVELDSEGNPVVHSKKDLKKKRKSMDAGSEMGTPAGGEKRKRDDDEEKPKKKKKKHSIS
- a CDS encoding V-type proton ATPase subunit D; this encodes MEGLLFNVNNGYIEGIVRGYRNGLLTGSNYANMTQCESVDDLKLQLGPSYGDFLASLPPNPSTSALAAKATDKLVSEFRYVRANAVGSLAQFMDYLTYGYMIDNVALLITGTLHERDTRELLERCHPLGWFETMPVLCVATNIEELYNSVLIETPLAPYFKNSLSHTDLDELNIEIVRNTLYKNYLEDFHNFVNTHPDMAGTPTAEVMSEILEFEADRRAINITLNSFGTELTKEDRKKLYPTFGRLYPEGTLMLSRADDLDGVRLAVDGVSDYKSFFDTAGLSGGLSGPGNMGGGQGGSEGKSLEDMFYQKEMEISKSAFTRQFTFAIVYAWVKLREQEIRNITWIAECIAQNQKERIGNYISVF